The window ACAGGCGCGCCAGAAGCTGTCCGCTGTGAAGCCGGCCCTCCGCCGCCAACGGGGCAGGACAAACAGGTAGTGGCCAGCCAGAGCCAACAGAATGGACCCCGACAGGCCCACCCCGGCGCCAGCCAGGAAGCCGACGCCCTCGCTTCCGGCGGGCGCGCCCGCGCTGACGACCAGGGCGGAGAGAAGGGTGACAATGCCTGCGAACCAGATGCTGCCGAGGCCGAAGCGAGGGCGAGACAGGTACTCGCGCCACCAGGCGACGGCGGCGGGGTTCAGGTAGTTCAGAACATAGGGGACCTCATGATCTATGCGGGCCAGAAGGTCGCTGATCTGGCGGCCCAGTTCGGGACGCAGGCGGGCTTGCATCCGTTCACGCGGACCGATGGGCCGGCTGAGAGCCATGAAGGCGACGTGTCCGGCCGACGCCCGGCTACGCAGGCGTTTCAGGGTCTCGAGATCGGCGCGGTGCTGCAAGGCGCCGAGACCGGGGCGCCAGTGGTCGCCGACAGGCCGGTGGTCCCATCCGAAGAAGGTGATGGTCGGCTCCAGCAGGACCTCGAAGCCCGGCCCTCGCTGGGCCGCCAGCTGGTCCAGCCAATGCTCGGTGGAGTCATGAACGTCCAGCGCGCCGAGCGCCGGCGAGCGGAAGACGGCGACCAGGGCCGTCAGGACTGTTTCGCTATCGGGCGCCGCTTGTCGCAGGGCCTCGGACAGGGCGTCGCAGCGGCGCTGATGCTCGTCGCGGTCAGCGCGGTCGCGGGCCATTTCCGCAACCAGGGCGGGATCTTGCGGCGAGGCTTCGGTCGAGGGCGTCGCGGGAGGAGGGGCGTGGTTCTCGCCGAGGGGCGCGGCGGGGGCGTCCAGCCCCTCGTCGACGGCGTCGTCGTCATTCCAGCCGTTGTCGGCTTCCCAGGCGGCGTGACGGGCGTGGTTCAGGGCCTGCTCGAAGGCGGCGCGCAGGGCCTGGAAGCCCTCGGGATCGTCCTCGGGATGGACGATCTTCAGCCGCCGGGCATAGGCGCGACGGATCTCGCGCTCGTCGGTGGAAGGGGAGATGGCGAGCTCGCGCCAGACGGAAGTTCTCACAGCCAGGTCGCGCCTTCGAACTGGTCGAGGACCTGGGTCAGTTCGGCACGCCCGTGTTCGATCTCGCGCGGGTCCTGGCGCTCCAGGATAAAGGTGAAGCGGTCCAGATGCTGACCAATGAAGTGGCGCTGGTCGCCCAGGGAGTCCTCGTAGCAGCGGGCGGCGCGGGCCAGGACGGCGCGGTTGACATCAGCATCGCGCGGGTGGTGTTTCAGCGCGGCCAGGGCCTCACGGCGCTTCTGGAAGTCGGGGCCGGACATGACGTCCTCGTCGGCGATCACAAGCTCGCGGCGCTCGCCGGTTTTCGGCACATGGACGTCGACCTCGAGCAGGCCGTTGATGTCGTAGGAGAAGCGCACCTCGATGGCGATCTCGCCGGCCGGGGCGGCGGGGACGGCGACGTCCAGTTCGCCCAGGCGAATGTTGTCGATTACGGCCCGGGACTCGCCCTGGTAGATGGGCAGCTTCACCTGGCGTTGGTTGGCCTCCATGGTCGAATAGACCTGGATGCGGCTGGCCGGGATGACGGTGTTGCGTTCGATGATGGGCGAGAAAACGCCATGGCGGACCATGCCGCCGGGGCCGCGCTCGCTGATCTCGACGCCCAGGCTGTAGGGGCAGACGTCGGTCAGGACGACCTCTTTCAGCGCCGTGT of the Brevundimonas pondensis genome contains:
- a CDS encoding J domain-containing protein; this encodes MRTSVWRELAISPSTDEREIRRAYARRLKIVHPEDDPEGFQALRAAFEQALNHARHAAWEADNGWNDDDAVDEGLDAPAAPLGENHAPPPATPSTEASPQDPALVAEMARDRADRDEHQRRCDALSEALRQAAPDSETVLTALVAVFRSPALGALDVHDSTEHWLDQLAAQRGPGFEVLLEPTITFFGWDHRPVGDHWRPGLGALQHRADLETLKRLRSRASAGHVAFMALSRPIGPRERMQARLRPELGRQISDLLARIDHEVPYVLNYLNPAAVAWWREYLSRPRFGLGSIWFAGIVTLLSALVVSAGAPAGSEGVGFLAGAGVGLSGSILLALAGHYLFVLPRWRRRAGFTADSFWRACGWAPVTALLMLLNAFLPPDPSPVQSIAVPGAVLAGIGLIWWAALVSDADRWSQRLHWLWTWPGLFIPLWFVAVAQMENRPAFYLTLVIVMLLMPVGGLHLARRWPARGAAHILASGVLIAAAAVGAGLAAVSPSFWVGAPAAAILFLAGAAGAVAAASQHPLMLNLRRWGTPLGLVAIFIGLVAVDPADQTPAIVFFAWGGAWIGGVLALTTLGDLLLAHWPQRARKRHKSADHIA